One Primulina eburnea isolate SZY01 chromosome 4, ASM2296580v1, whole genome shotgun sequence genomic window, ACTTATTTCCAACAATTAGCTCGTAACGCCCTGTcagattcatatcagaatatgaatgaaccgatctcaTATCGGAATGGGAGGGATTCCAAAACTATTCAGGTATGAGACTGCGTAGTTGAGGAATGCGTAAAAGATTTGATAAATACTACTCATATCATCAAGGTGCATTTTCTTTTCGggagctcatcacataagaattcTGAAATTAAGCCTTTTTGACAAGAGAAAATTCTGGGATGGGTGCCCTCTGGAAAGATTCTTAGGGATCATGTGGGTGAGGACATAAGTAGGGATGGCAATAGGCCGGGGCGGGATTGCCATCCTCATCCCCGAATTTCATCCCCACCCCAATCCCCACTTTTTCGGGTTCAGGGAATcccaaacccgaaacttcggAGATCAATTTCCCATCACCGCTCTCATctccgtttcaaaaatattaatatggtaAGACGATGACGAATTCGGAGATTTTCTAAaatcaaaacttattattatctattattattagagataatattaatattaatatcaataataataataataataataataataataataataagattattaatatttaaaaaaataatattattattatattattattaataataatactattattgatattattttcgggcCGGGTTCGAGGATTTCGGGGATGAGGATAGTAATCATATATCCGTCCTGAAGTACATCGGGAAAAATCCCTGAACTcgaacccgaaaaaatcggggatcccCATCCCCATTTCGGGTTTTCCCCGCGGGGCCTCAAACCCGTGGGGAAAGTTGCCATCCCTAGACAAGCACGCTGGGAAAACTCATGTTGATACAATGGAAATGATCGTCGAATCCGATGCATGACAAAATGATGTGAATCCCATGACATTTGGCCTGCAATCCATTAAATTATTGCACACGTGCAACTTTAGTAGGCTTGTTAAACCTATATTTTGTCCCGGAGAACTTAGGATAAGAAATTCAGCCACCGCCGTGAAATAAAGGGATGAATTTTTACCATAATTCAAGATTTAATTGTTGTTGCAAGGATGAGTTAATTAAGGGAAGATAGGACAACACATGCCATCAAACCTCCATATAAATATCCTAGCACCCTTAAATCGAAAATCACTCCATTCTCAAGCAAGAAATACCGAAAATTTTGAGAGCCACCTTGTGCAAAAGTTCGAAGTTTTGATCGAAGTGGTGTTGCAGTCATCGAAGTGTGTCCAAGTTCGAAAAATTATTTTCATCGCTATGTTGCTCAGATTCCACTATCCACCATTCCGAATATTCTATCATGTGTTTTGATTAACATGTCTAAAATTCAGTCAAATACAAAGAATAGTTTTTATGTACAGTCTCTAGAAGAAAACAGCTCAGATTCTAGGAGAAACCTACTTTTTTCATCCATAAATTGGTCAAAACGATCGAACTTCACCGTTCACAATTTATTTGACTTACTTATGAGGGTTATGTGCAATTTAATTATGATCCAACCCTACAATAAGTCGCAAATCGCAATATGACTGATTTTCTGACCAAAGTACGGCTGTGTTTTCAAAATGTCGTTTTGTGATTCTTTTGTGGTTTATGAATTCTTCAAGCGATACTAAATTAAGTGAACTTGTTTTAAAACTAAACTTCGTTTATAGcttactttattttttaaagttttGGTCAAACATTATTATTAATCTTCCCTTCGTGTGATGTGATAACTTATGTTTTGGTACTGTGAGGATTCAACTGGATATGAGTGAGAATCCTAACATATGATAAGTTTATGACCCTTACTCAGTGagattttaacatttatattgTCTCATTCTCTTAgaagagtaaaaattagggacttaTATTGTAAACAATGGAAAATAGACGAATCTCATTGCTTATGCCAATATTATGCTTAcgtttatgcttgttatatatGTTATATGAAATATGTTATGGATGATATGATGGTTTTCCGAAGATCATGtgtatttgttatatatatgcTTGGACGACCTCCGGTTACTAAGTGAGGACcatatcattcatcatttactCTACTTCTTAAGATAAGTCTGAAGAGAAAATCAAGGAAGAAAAACATAaccagttttggggctggtaaTAGAGAAGAGTTAAGGAGTCTATTTTAATTATGTttctttaaaagttttatttaatttaagttgTAAGACTCTTCCCcaagtttatttatgttttgaaaatttttattatgatttataaGCTGGTTAACTAAACTTTTATATACGAGGTTTGTCGTTTCAATTATGTGATTGTCAAACAACTCTGACGTCGACTAACCCCGGCTCGAGACGTGACAGTGGTGGCTTCACATGCATGCTTTGAAGTTATAACAAAACAAATTAATCTTTTCAAATTCTATGACTCAAATAACGATAGATGTTAacatgcaacatttacaagagaACCGTAAATATAAGCTCTATTCCGTCTATGTAACTAATGTATTAAACAATAAATATTCTAGCATAACATTAATAAAACCCTGGAATTATATACAGTGGGAACCGTAGCTGTGAGGATTGGAACATTTTATTCGATTACCCGCGTTTTTCCAGCTATGAAAGAAATGAGTAATTGAGTCATAATCGAAATGTAGTACTGGATTGTCGGGTCGGGTCCACGGGCGGATGTGGGATCTCCTCTCTCTATGTATCTCAAACTTATCATATTAAAATATACACTTTTTTTGTGTgtttataattaatattaatataatatatggtcccttcatttaatattttgtagATCAGATTTAGACTTTTTGATTACGTCCAGAAACTCACCGTCACATATCTATTTGTTTTTGTGTATTACTTTTTCTTGAATGTGACAAAGGAATGATGATCGGGGTTCttctattttatatatatatatatatatatatatatatatatattatatatatatatatgtgtgtgtgtgtgtggaatTGGATCTTTGTGATCTTCTAATTAACAAAGTTATCATAGTTTTTTTATAACAAACTTTGTAATGTTATTGAGATTAAGAAATATCTTTTGTTACAAAATTTACAAACTAATAAAGAAAATCATCGGATTTTCAAACAAACAAAAATATGACGAGAAATAACAAAAGACGTCGATAAAAATATGAAGGAATTAAATCTTCAAACTGTGATTAACCAACCCCACTGACCAACCTCACATAGGAGTTGGCAATGGCATGGGGTTGGGTGATGCGGGGGCGAGTTTGTCATTCTAATCTTCGTCTATGAATTCCATCATCACCTCATATCAGTCCCGATTCTCTTTTTTTGGGTTTGGGGAATCTTTGAATCTGAAACTGCGAGGATCAAATTCTCATCTCCATCCTCATctccgtttcaaaaatattaatgagGCAAAACAAAGAAGAATTCGGAGATTTCTCcaaccaaaacttattattatctattattattagtgataatattaatgtattagagtgagtctcatgtgagaccgtctcacggatcttaatctgtgagacgagtcaaccctacccatattcacaataaaaagtaatattcttagcataaaaaataatattttttcatggataatccaaataaaagattcgtctcacgaatacgaccgtgagaccgtctcatacaattTTGTcaatgtattattattattattaatttttttattttataattaatattacTTTTGAGATGGGTTGGGAGATGATCATGGTAATCTTATATCTGTCCCAAGCTACTTCAAAGATTTTAAAACACTTCTGAATCCAAATCAAAACCCGAAAAAATCAGAGATTTTCATCATCGTTTTCGATTTTTCTCGTGGGTTTCTAATTAGTGAAGAAAATTATAACGGAAAAATTTGTAAGATAATTTCTATCAACTATATAATTAAGAAAATTACGTCTCCATGTTTGTTCACAAAATAGTCCTACGAGTGACAAAGTGAAAATATTTACCCTTTTTGCTCTGCCAATATAATGCCTTCAGTAGACAAGGCTGACCTCTCTCTCCTCTCTATCTCTCACACACTGTTCTTTTTTCTTTATGATAATAATATACATTTACTACACAAGTTCTTAATATTGCTGCTATTCTATTTTACATTTAATCCACAGTTCCATATTTTCCTGCTATTGCTCCTTTTCTTATGGAGAAGGCTCAGTTTCAGCCGATGTTTAGGCCACCAGAAACTCCAATGGAGCCAATGGAGTTTCTGGCACGTTCTTGGAGTGTTTCGGCCTTCGAAGTTACAAAAGTTTTGGCTCCACCGCCACCCAAGCTTCCGCCGAGGAGTGGTCACAAAAACAACGCCGCCGTCATAAGGGATGGCGGTGAAACTATACTTGAAGATGTCTCCCACGACTTGGAGGCTGCTTCGGCCACTGTTTCCGGGAACCCTTTCTCATTTGCTTGTTCTGAGACGTCTCAGCTTGTTATGGAGCGTATCATGTCGCATTCTGTAAGCGAAGGCTCGATATTGCTTGGGGAATCAAGAAGCTGTTTTATGCACAAAATGAATGTTTTTTGTGTGTCGCTTGACACCACTAGTTTGATTTCATATGCGCCTTGATTTTTGTTTCTCCAAGTGTGTTGCTGGAGTTGGAACTATTTTGAATTTGACTTATTCCACTGGTGCCAAAAAAAATCACTCTTTTTTTCCTATATTCTATTCGGGTATCTGTCCTCGGGTTTGTGTCTGCttgcgaattttttttattttgaatacaaCTAGCGGTTCTGTATTTCCGGGTTTATTTCTTGACAAGGGGATCATTGCAATTTTGTGGTCCTTTTTTGTTCTTTTGTTGATTCTTAGGATTAACGTTGCCACAATTTACCAGTAACTATGTTCATTCTTGCTGTTGTTTGTTTGCGTTCTCAAGTTTCTGTTTTGTTgaactattatttttttaggTTGTAAATTATGAAGAAGCATTTAATTTAGGTGTAATATGTGAAAACaaagagtttcttggaactttaaTCTATTCAGAGAGCATTTAATAAGTAGGCTTGTCTCCTTGAGAAGAggatcaatatcaaatcaaacattAAAAACCCCTGGATTTTCATTTTTTCTAGATTCTTTCTCTCTCCTTAAACCCCATTTTTTAAATTATGTAGTATAGTCATCGCACTTCTTGTTCTTTGACATGATATGCGTGTACGACAGGTGCAGCAGGATGTATCACCACGCACTTCTGGAAGGCTATCACACAGCAGTGGCCCTCTGAATGGAGGCCAGAGCTGCGGCTCTCACACTAACAGCCCCCCTGCTTCCCCCTCTGAAATTGATGACCCCAAggttttataaacttttatttttgtcATATTTATTTTCTTCACATTTTTTGGTATCTTCTTAAATGTAATCTTCCCTTGCATTGATTTACTCATTCTTGGTTTTGGAATTTGGGAAATTGGTTGATTTTATTGGGAATTATTATATACTCTTTTTTTAGTGACAATGCACAAGTTCTGAAGACACATATATGTGTAGAGAGAGCATATTTCAGCTCTCTCTTTACCCAAATACATACTCAGAACGAGTCAAAAAACTACTGCTTTGATACCTTTCCTAATTCTACTCGttaaaatttatagtttttCAGTGTATTTTGTTTCTGGGAATATGATATTTAACTTGgattaataaaaaatacatatttttttaaaaaaattatgtattttttcCAAGAAATATTATGTCGGTACCATGTCATGGAACTGTGTCATTGTCAGATGAAGATAAATGAGAAAGGTAAAAGCATATGTAATTTGTTAATGGTCCATGAAGTGATGGGGTGGCCATCCTACCATATCAACCTCTCTTAGGTACAAAGAATAATGCCAAGTTATTGTACACTAGTGTCAATCTTCTTCATTATCATGAATTGACAtgattaatttataaaattttgtctTACTGTTATTTAGCACCAAAGTAATTAATGATGAAGGGACCACAATATTTAGTCTTTGATTCATGTTGATTTGAGAAGAGGGGCCAAATCGTGGGACTAGAAAAATTTTCCGGTTGTTATGGGATGTATTCTAATGGTCTCATTAATTGAATCTTATTAAATTTCGGTATGTCCTCTCTGCATTGAATTTTATGGATCGTATTTCGGTTGATTAAGACCTTGTACAACTAACGGTTTGGTTTTTACCAATGCTGACTTGCTTGGTTTTCGGCGTGTAGAATTCACAATGGAGCATTCCGGTGAGCAACCAGTACAGAGGGTGTGCCGCTGCTAGTGGAACTGCCGCTAGTGGTGGAGGAAAAACAGTGGGGCGGTGGTTGAAAGACCGAAGAGAGAAAAAGAAAGAGGAGGCAAGGGTGCAAAACGCACAGCTACATGCTACAATTTCGGTTGCAGGGGTTGCTGCTGCTATAGCTGCGATTGCTGCGGCCACTGCTGCGTCGTCCCGTGCTGGAAAAGATGAACAGATGGCGAAAACAGACATAGCTGTTGCATCTGCTGCCACATTGGTCGCTGCACAATGTGTTGAAGCAGCTGAGCTGATGGGAGCCGAGCGGGAGCGCTTGGCTTCAGTCGTGAGCTCAGCTGTGAATGTTCATTCAGCTGGGGATATCATGACCTTGACGGCTGCTGCAGCTACTGGTATTATACTTctttattttttcataaaattatCTGAAAGTTTTGATCCATACGGacttagttttttaaaaaagctATTTGGCACTGTTCTTTTCAAGTAATAGGAGTAAGAACTGAAGCAGATGAACCAAACAAGGGACAAATTCTGGCTTCTTGGCTTTGAATTCTTGGATTAATTTGGTCTTTGTATCTTCAGTCTAAAGTCACCACAGAAAACGACACTTTGATTTATGTTCGTAATTTACATGAACTTGGAGCTTGTTTATGTTGATTGATTTTAATATCGACTTTATAGCGCTACGCGGTGCTGCCACATTGAAAGCAAGGGAAATGAAGGAAGTGTGGAACATTGCTTCTGTGATCCCTGTGGACAAGGGCATGAAACTTACAAATGGTGGGAGTGATAATGGAAGTTCAAATGACAGTTTTAGTGGCGAATTTGTTCGCGAAGAAAATTTTCTTGGAATCTGCGGTCGAGAGTTGCTAGCCAAAGGTTGTGAACTTCTGAAAAGAACGCGCAAGGGTAACATGCACTCCTCTTTGAAGTCTGACTTCGGAAACTAATCTGTATTTGCTAAAATTTTCTATAGTTGTTACCCTCGTGAATCTTGTGTAGATCAGATCCAGTGGAAACATAATTAGTCATATTAGCACCATATTGGATAATAAAGTTCCGACTACATTTCAGATTCTGCTCGGTGACAGTTCGATTTCCTGTGGTATTTGCAGGTGATCTTCATTGGAAAATAGTGTCTGTATATATAAACAGAATGGGACAGGTAAGCTTTTGTTCTACATGATTGATCCATCGAGAGCCTGTCATTAGTCCCTGGAAACATTATATTACACTCCAAAATCTATGGATATCATTGAAACTTATTTCAAGAACAGAAGTTAAAGTGTCCAAAATGAATCTGCTTTGTTCACTTTTGATTCATAAccataatatttttcaaatttggcAGGTGATGCTCAAGATGAAGAGTAGACATGTTGCTGGTACCTTTACTAAAAAGAAAAAGAGTGAGTTTTTATCGATTATTCTAGGAAGTGGGGCTTCTTTCTATTTTTGGGATTTGAGAAAGTGGTTTGAGATCTCAGTggaaatttaaaaatgaaaaagTTGCAATCTTTATCCTTTGGCCATCTTTTTGGAATTTCAGATGTAGTCTTGGAGGTGTTGAAAGATATCCCTCCATGGGCGGGCCGCCATCTTCTGGAAGGCGGCGAGCACCGGAGGTATTTCGCATTGAAGACCGTTGCACGAGGGGTGGTCGAGTTCGAATGTAGGAATCAAAGAGAATATGATATGTGGACTCAAGGGGTTACAAGATTATTCGCAATTGCAGCAGAGAAGAACAATGGACGCAAAGATGtcatattttcttgaaaatgatCTACACAAAAGGAAGTCGATCGAGTGGATCTAGTATTAAAGTATAGCCTCATAGAAGAATATTTCTCAATCTTTTAGAGCTGTGGACGAACAATATATTATGAAGCTTGGGTGATATTTTTTTTGGCACCTCGTGTTTTCCTTGTAAAAATgggaatttattaatttaagatTTGTTAAAGTGATAATTATCTAAAACATGTCTCACCTTATagagaaagaaaagaagaaattgcAATGCTTTATGAGTGAATATCATCTGTAGGGTTGatatgtctcacatataaagatttgtgacaccgtctcacaagagacctactcttgtaTTTTTTAGCAGGAATTTGTCATTACACCAACAATAATGTATACATAACTGACACATCAAATTTtcttagagtgagtctcatgtgagaccgtctcacggatcttaatctgtgagatgggttaatcatacccatattcacaataaaaacttatacttttagcataaaaagtaatactttttatggatgatccaaataagagacccgtctcacaaatatgatccgtgagaccgtctcacacaaatttttgccatttTCCTAATGTCTACAACGCACTCCTAATCTCCCCATAGGAAAAACACAATCTCTGACCCGTAATATCTAATTAAATTCGATTTAGTATAAGGTATCGGTATAGACATACACACTTTGCATGCATCAAAAGTTAATGTATCATATAATTTGTTAAAAGTAAATGACATTTGTCGATGATTTATAATTCATCTGACACGAAATTCCAAAATTTGAGGCGAATCTTATATTCGAGATCCAATTATAACAATCTTCTTTCTTAACATAAAACGATGACATTTTAGAAATTAAAGATCATTTAAGAGAGATACTTAAATATAAACCATATTCAAAGTTCTCAATAAGAGATAATTTAAGTTTTGATCCCCAAAATATGCCACCAAATCGATTTTGGCCCCAGGATGTTTTGCGCTCATCATTTTTGGCTTCGTTTTCTTCTCTATCTAAATTAAACATCAATAATATGTACACATcaaactaattttatttttcgcaaatcaaatattttgaaaatataaattcagTTTATGTGGATATATTGAGACCAAAACTCGatcatataaaaataaaaaggggTCAAAATTTATAAACGAATACACTATTGGGATTAAAattaaacttaatcaatataATTTGCCCTTTGGGTTGGATGGAAACTATGACATAGGAACCAATGATAATAAGCATCGGACAAATCAAGAAAATACAACCTAGTACAATATAAAGAATGGtatgtcatccatgaaaaaatatactttttattgtgaatattagtGGGCTGACCCGTCTAATAGATAAAATTTCGTGAGACTATCACCAAAGACATATTcaaataaacatttttaaaaaaaattatttaatcataTGATCacgatgatatagatatcaaaAGAATTTAGATTAGTAGGTTATGTGTTCTTCGCTTGAAACAAGGACATGAACTCCAATTTAGAGTAGAAAACGcagataataaatttttatgtatAAAATGATGCAGCTGCAAAGCCAAAGCCAAGAGTTCAGATTAGAAGCAGATATATTCTTCCACCTGAATTGTTTCTCCCCTAGATCGACTATCGCAAGAACCACTCCCCTGCAAATAAACACTCCCGCGCCGTCCTTGACTTCGCTACCTGCCATATTCGCGGCCTCCACCGCTATTCCCAACCCGTTCGCAGCTGTCTCCGGAGCCCGATCGAATCTCGATTCTCTCTTCCCAACCGGATCGATTACCGCTCCTCGCTCGAGCCCTGGTTGCAAGGCTTTCATGGCCAGTTCGGGACCGACCCAAGTTGAATCCTTGGCTATAACCATTACCCATTGGAGTTTCTTCGTTCGATATTGCTATTGGTATCTCATTCTCTTTTCttgaattttcaattttttgtagaATTAATCACAAAAAATGATTACGTGGAATCGTTCGTTACCTTGATTAGATGGGATTTTATCTCTTTCTTCTCTCCGTGATTCACCTGATGTGTTTTGACTTCATAGGAACAAAGTACACATTTTTTTATGCATATCTCGTCGTTTTTTTATTCGAGAGAAGTTTGATCAGGTTTGTCACTACAGCAGTCACTTCCatgatgttttatattatttatatgtttGCTCCTTCAAAATGTTTACATCTCACCGCCCTTTTTTATTTGCTTTTGTTAACTCTTGTGAGGAGTTAGGCGACTTGATGTTTCCGGGCCATCCATTACCCTTTATACCACGGTTTTGGTGTGATGACTGACCTTATGATATGTATTCGAGGAAAACCGGTTCTTGAGTGAGAGACTTCTCAGGACATCTCCAACCATCCTCCATAATGAGAAAGAAATCCTCTCCAACCGTACTCTATTTGTTTCCTTCATTTTAGAGTATGCAACAGTgatcctctatttatagagtatcACTGTTCATAGGGAAGATTGAAAAGGACTTAGAAATAATTACAAAAtagataatttaaaaattataatatagtcCTTTTGTTGATCGACTGGTGGCTTGAAGAAGAAAGGATCCACTCACAGACAAGTTTGGTCGACTCACGCACCCACATTTGGATCGACCAAAACAGATTTGGTGGTGCTTTGGTCGACCAACCAAAGCACCATGCTTTGTTTGTGCTTTGGTCCACCAAAGCATACCATGCTTGGTCAAAAGCATACCATGCTTGGGCCAAAGCAAGATGGTCGACCAAAGCAAGATGCTTTGTTATCTTGCTTTGGTCGACCAATATAAAGCATCAAAGTGGGTCGATCTTGTTAATTAaactttgttttaattttttaataacttaattataatttactatttataatatttatcaaataGAACTAACGAACAATTTAATCACAAAAAAATACATaacacaatttattataaacacTTATTATtgacttaatttaaattgataaaaaaatgtgatattttcagacataaattaaagaaatagaGTCGAATACACATGTAGTTGTGTCATGTTTAgcgaattaattaaattcagttaaatattatattatgaaattaattaattatatgtgtgtgtatgtgtattc contains:
- the LOC140830670 gene encoding VAN3-binding protein-like isoform X2; the encoded protein is MEKAQFQPMFRPPETPMEPMEFLARSWSVSAFEVTKVLAPPPPKLPPRSGHKNNAAVIRDGGETILEDVSHDLEAASATVSGNPFSFACSETSQLVMERIMSHSQDVSPRTSGRLSHSSGPLNGGQSCGSHTNSPPASPSEIDDPKNSQWSIPVSNQYRGCAAASGTAASGGGKTVGRWLKDRREKKKEEARVQNAQLHATISVAGVAAAIAAIAAATAASSRAGKDEQMAKTDIAVASAATLVAAQCVEAAELMGAERERLASVVSSAVNVHSAGDIMTLTAAAATALRGAATLKAREMKEVWNIASVIPVDKGMKLTNGGSDNGSSNDSFSGEFVREENFLGICGRELLAKGCELLKRTRKGDLHWKIVSVYINRMGQVMLKMKSRHVAGTFTKKKKNVVLEVLKDIPPWAGRHLLEGGEHRRYFALKTVARGVVEFECRNQREYDMWTQGVTRLFAIAAEKNNGRKDVIFS
- the LOC140830670 gene encoding VAN3-binding protein-like isoform X1 translates to MEKAQFQPMFRPPETPMEPMEFLARSWSVSAFEVTKVLAPPPPKLPPRSGHKNNAAVIRDGGETILEDVSHDLEAASATVSGNPFSFACSETSQLVMERIMSHSVQQDVSPRTSGRLSHSSGPLNGGQSCGSHTNSPPASPSEIDDPKNSQWSIPVSNQYRGCAAASGTAASGGGKTVGRWLKDRREKKKEEARVQNAQLHATISVAGVAAAIAAIAAATAASSRAGKDEQMAKTDIAVASAATLVAAQCVEAAELMGAERERLASVVSSAVNVHSAGDIMTLTAAAATALRGAATLKAREMKEVWNIASVIPVDKGMKLTNGGSDNGSSNDSFSGEFVREENFLGICGRELLAKGCELLKRTRKGDLHWKIVSVYINRMGQVMLKMKSRHVAGTFTKKKKNVVLEVLKDIPPWAGRHLLEGGEHRRYFALKTVARGVVEFECRNQREYDMWTQGVTRLFAIAAEKNNGRKDVIFS